The Sedimentisphaera salicampi genome includes a region encoding these proteins:
- a CDS encoding mechanosensitive ion channel domain-containing protein, with protein sequence MSKLFVLLVVFAAACGLYGDNHNTHKEERELKIETVGDFKTTKPDISIANLKSLLKPLRKAQIEKEAEGWMNILQNNIKQISTSEIADAPPEELSKLHEQRTNIIDRLSTVLQELKQKGGEAEEYEKYISAVSKANVDVSDVNGTSKMLMSWLKSPNGGIRWGIRIGSFIAVLIAFYILAAFLGGIVRRAAQMNKKASELLRNFFVNMVKKIVVVIGWVVALSTLGLNVAPLIAGIGAVGFIVGFALQGTLNNFAAGIMILLHRPYDIGDVVNTAGVSGVVESMSLNTTTIKSFDNQIVVVPNGSIWGDVITNVTGSDIRRVDMVFGISYDSDISKAQEILLSLVKSHSLVLDTPEPNIQVHELADSSVNLICRPWVKTGDYWTVYWNLMRTVKEEFDKAGISIPFPQTDVHLYSELKKNKNESSRPNAQMQGKRENSTDMDEEQ encoded by the coding sequence ATGAGTAAGCTTTTTGTACTGCTGGTGGTGTTTGCTGCAGCGTGCGGGTTGTATGGTGATAATCATAACACTCATAAGGAAGAACGTGAATTAAAAATTGAGACTGTCGGGGATTTCAAAACCACCAAACCGGACATCTCAATTGCCAACCTCAAAAGCCTTCTAAAACCTCTTAGAAAAGCACAGATAGAAAAAGAAGCTGAAGGGTGGATGAATATTCTTCAGAATAACATAAAGCAGATTTCAACTTCAGAAATTGCTGATGCCCCGCCCGAAGAGCTCTCTAAACTTCACGAGCAGAGAACAAACATAATCGACCGTCTCTCAACAGTCTTACAAGAGCTGAAGCAAAAAGGCGGAGAAGCTGAAGAATACGAAAAATACATTTCTGCCGTTTCCAAGGCCAATGTGGATGTATCAGATGTAAACGGAACATCCAAAATGCTGATGAGCTGGCTCAAATCACCAAACGGGGGAATTCGCTGGGGAATTCGAATAGGCTCGTTTATTGCTGTGCTGATCGCCTTTTACATCCTAGCCGCCTTTCTCGGGGGTATAGTAAGACGTGCTGCACAGATGAACAAAAAGGCTTCTGAACTGCTGCGAAATTTCTTTGTAAATATGGTAAAGAAAATTGTAGTGGTAATTGGATGGGTAGTTGCTCTTTCAACGCTGGGCTTAAACGTTGCTCCGCTTATCGCAGGGATCGGGGCTGTCGGTTTTATTGTTGGATTTGCCCTGCAGGGGACTTTGAACAATTTTGCCGCGGGGATAATGATACTACTCCACCGCCCTTACGATATCGGAGACGTTGTGAATACTGCAGGAGTTTCCGGAGTGGTAGAATCAATGAGCCTCAATACAACAACAATAAAGAGCTTCGACAATCAGATAGTCGTTGTGCCGAACGGTTCAATCTGGGGTGATGTTATCACAAATGTTACCGGCAGCGATATAAGGCGTGTGGATATGGTTTTTGGAATCTCATACGATTCAGACATCTCTAAAGCGCAGGAAATACTGCTGAGCCTTGTAAAATCGCACAGCCTCGTTCTTGACACCCCTGAACCGAATATTCAGGTTCATGAACTCGCTGACTCTTCAGTTAATCTTATCTGCAGACCTTGGGTGAAAACAGGCGATTACTGGACGGTTTACTGGAACCTTATGCGTACGGTGAAAGAAGAGTTTGATAAGGCGGGTATCAGCATCCCGTTCCCTCAAACAGATGTGCATCTATACAGCGAACTGAAAAAGAATAAAAATGAATCATCTCGGCCAAATGCTCAAATGCAGGGTAAAAGAGAAAACTCTACAGATATGGACGAAGAGCAGTAG
- the tig gene encoding trigger factor translates to MSEETANKLDINVSTEKVGPCRMKVTIEVPEDTIKNVLSEQYSDLQKEVVLPGFRRGRAPRRLIQKRFGSEIQEQAKLKLLSDCTDQALEEENLETLGEPDIDHENLELPEEGAFTYDFEVNVRPEIELPEIEGIEIEKPVHKMADDFVDNQLEQIQKRFAEWVNRDENEPVEKDDQIIADIVVTPEGEEPVTAEESELFVSSGQGFSGKVPVEDLDKLLAGKKIGEEAETETDVPEDFFNDQFKGKKCKVKIKIKEIKYNKLPELNDEFAAKIGFDSMDQVKERIAEYGKQDAERQTQSALSQNVKDYLLENCEFELPENLVSEQADSVMKREYTRLMMQGYGEEELKRQLEQIQARSKDNARNMLKSVFIMDAIADKYDIEVTQEEMNGYIAQTAAQQGRRPEKVREELYKDGSLQEFTMQAREQKCIDMIIEKANVKEVSPEENTDENQQESEGENSQENSQEDSE, encoded by the coding sequence ATGTCAGAAGAAACAGCTAACAAATTAGATATCAACGTATCTACTGAAAAAGTTGGCCCGTGCAGGATGAAGGTTACGATTGAGGTTCCGGAAGACACAATCAAGAATGTTCTTTCAGAACAGTATTCAGACCTTCAGAAAGAGGTTGTTCTCCCTGGTTTCAGGCGGGGAAGAGCCCCGAGAAGGCTTATTCAGAAACGTTTCGGCAGCGAGATACAAGAGCAGGCAAAGCTGAAGCTGCTTTCAGACTGCACCGACCAGGCACTTGAAGAGGAGAATCTTGAAACACTCGGCGAGCCTGATATAGACCACGAAAATCTTGAGCTCCCGGAGGAAGGGGCTTTTACATACGATTTTGAGGTAAATGTGCGGCCTGAAATTGAGCTGCCGGAGATTGAAGGCATTGAGATTGAAAAACCTGTACACAAGATGGCAGATGATTTCGTTGACAATCAGCTTGAGCAGATTCAAAAGAGGTTTGCTGAATGGGTAAATCGAGATGAAAATGAACCGGTTGAAAAAGACGACCAGATAATCGCTGATATTGTGGTTACCCCTGAAGGAGAAGAGCCGGTTACTGCGGAAGAATCTGAGCTGTTTGTTTCAAGCGGACAGGGATTTTCAGGCAAGGTGCCGGTGGAAGATCTTGATAAACTGCTCGCCGGAAAAAAAATCGGCGAGGAAGCTGAAACCGAAACAGATGTACCGGAAGATTTCTTCAACGATCAATTCAAAGGCAAGAAGTGCAAGGTTAAGATCAAGATCAAAGAGATCAAATACAACAAACTCCCAGAGCTGAACGATGAGTTTGCCGCTAAGATTGGCTTTGATAGCATGGATCAGGTTAAAGAACGTATAGCCGAATATGGAAAGCAGGATGCAGAGAGACAAACCCAATCAGCTCTCAGTCAGAACGTTAAGGATTATCTGCTTGAAAACTGCGAATTTGAGCTGCCGGAAAATCTCGTCTCCGAGCAAGCAGATTCTGTGATGAAGCGTGAATATACAAGGCTGATGATGCAGGGATACGGCGAGGAAGAGCTCAAACGCCAGCTTGAGCAAATTCAAGCCAGAAGCAAAGATAACGCACGTAATATGCTTAAGTCTGTATTTATAATGGACGCAATTGCTGACAAGTACGATATAGAAGTTACACAGGAAGAGATGAACGGATATATCGCTCAAACCGCAGCACAGCAGGGAAGAAGACCTGAGAAGGTGCGGGAAGAGCTTTATAAAGACGGCTCTCTTCAGGAGTTCACTATGCAGGCAAGAGAGCAGAAGTGTATTGACATGATCATCGAAAAAGCCAACGTTAAAGAAGTGTCGCCGGAAGAAAACACTGACGAAAACCAGCAGGAAAGCGAGGGCGAAAATTCGCAGGAAAACTCTCAAGAAGACTCAGAATAA
- a CDS encoding SpoIID/LytB domain-containing protein — translation MRKEFESKGRVVKVLLTKSKTIEINCEGSFQLCDINGDKIVMFPKSASNITIRFNDGRIDVGGKAEFEAGIELYTHKESFSVNSRDYRGRLKIIQYPESGRIAAINEIPLELYLAGVISSEMPARWPEETLKAQAVASRSYALFQANHRKNENWHLRTTQANQVYRGIEAEKKKIWRILLKTQGEALLQKKSEEVLPAYFSSTCGGATFKASEVFGGEDFSILGVKCPYCKKTAKEDYLNWPEFEISLKELRKKLIRNYPSMEKLGKIKDIRPAETIKNSGIEKITKVRIICENDSEILRGEDLRLTADPTGVKFRSTVCSLEIQDGILKASNGKGFGHNVGMCQYGAKQMADEGKNYRQILKHYYPKADLERIY, via the coding sequence GTGCGTAAGGAATTTGAGAGCAAGGGCAGGGTCGTAAAGGTTCTTCTCACGAAATCAAAAACGATTGAGATAAACTGTGAGGGAAGTTTTCAGCTTTGCGATATTAACGGGGATAAGATTGTAATGTTCCCAAAATCAGCTTCGAACATAACTATCCGCTTCAATGACGGCCGAATAGATGTTGGCGGGAAAGCAGAATTTGAAGCAGGAATAGAACTCTATACTCATAAGGAAAGTTTTTCAGTAAACAGCAGAGATTATCGGGGCCGGCTCAAGATAATACAATACCCTGAAAGCGGTAGAATTGCTGCGATTAACGAGATACCTCTGGAGCTGTATCTCGCAGGGGTCATATCTTCGGAAATGCCGGCAAGATGGCCTGAAGAAACGCTCAAAGCGCAGGCTGTGGCCTCGAGAAGCTACGCCCTTTTTCAGGCAAATCACAGGAAAAACGAAAATTGGCATTTGAGAACTACTCAGGCAAATCAGGTTTACAGGGGGATTGAAGCTGAAAAGAAAAAGATTTGGAGAATTCTTCTCAAAACTCAGGGAGAAGCCTTGCTCCAGAAAAAAAGCGAAGAAGTTCTCCCTGCATATTTCAGTTCCACCTGCGGCGGAGCAACCTTTAAGGCTTCAGAAGTTTTCGGTGGAGAGGATTTCAGTATATTAGGTGTTAAATGCCCTTACTGCAAGAAGACAGCAAAAGAAGATTACCTGAACTGGCCGGAATTTGAAATCAGCCTTAAAGAGCTTAGAAAAAAACTAATCAGAAACTACCCTTCAATGGAGAAGCTCGGGAAAATCAAGGATATCCGCCCTGCTGAAACGATCAAAAACTCCGGCATTGAAAAGATAACTAAAGTTCGAATTATATGCGAGAACGACAGCGAGATTCTCCGCGGTGAAGACCTCCGCCTCACTGCAGACCCTACCGGCGTAAAATTTCGCAGCACAGTATGCTCGCTTGAAATTCAAGACGGCATACTCAAAGCATCAAACGGCAAAGGATTCGGACATAACGTGGGTATGTGCCAGTATGGAGCAAAGCAGATGGCAGACGAGGGGAAGAATTACAGGCAGATATTAAAACACTATTATCCCAAGGCGGATCTTGAAAGGATTTACTGA
- a CDS encoding tRNA modification GTPase encodes MYDLRDTICALSSGSLDAPRHIIRLSGSKCEIGLDKLVDNRILDRGIEKRNAALSFRGGKIEFSAFVYSFPEGASYTLERLIEIHAYCPLPAAEEIINAITQVDGIRLAGPGEFTYRAFMNGRLSLAQSEAVSQIVSGSSVYHIQAAQKLMKGDLTNRLEQIKNSIVELLGLFEAGLDFSSEDIVFIQPEEAKKRTEEIKKTLSEIIDSNLAYERMLGLASVAAAGPPNAGKSSLVNALLGSERAIVSAKQATTRDILSAVCSLEYQDCVLSDCAGLMAASFDDKIELAAQELAGEYILSSDLILFCVESGKMDYTEEKRVFEKIRNKNILGVATKCDLASSKEALEDIFGISFVEFSIKQREKLTAMKTEIQNRLSELVPAGEQITAVNKRHRDSVFQCLKDLDKAAELFAGGDEELAALCLREGYSKIADIDQQKDLDERVLSSIFQNFCIGK; translated from the coding sequence ATGTATGATTTGAGAGATACGATCTGCGCACTGAGCAGCGGCAGCCTTGATGCGCCAAGGCATATAATCAGGCTATCCGGCTCTAAATGTGAAATCGGCCTTGATAAACTCGTTGATAATAGAATCTTGGATCGTGGAATTGAGAAACGAAATGCCGCCCTTAGCTTCAGGGGAGGCAAGATAGAGTTTTCAGCATTTGTATATTCATTCCCTGAAGGTGCTTCATACACGCTTGAAAGGCTTATTGAGATTCACGCGTATTGCCCCCTGCCCGCAGCGGAAGAAATAATCAATGCCATAACACAGGTAGATGGGATAAGACTTGCCGGCCCGGGCGAGTTTACATACAGGGCATTTATGAACGGCAGGCTCAGCCTAGCACAATCAGAGGCCGTTTCGCAGATTGTCTCTGGGAGCAGCGTTTATCATATTCAAGCAGCTCAGAAACTTATGAAAGGCGATTTGACAAACCGCCTTGAACAAATAAAAAATTCTATAGTGGAGCTTCTCGGCCTATTCGAGGCCGGGCTTGATTTTTCCAGCGAAGATATTGTGTTTATTCAGCCTGAAGAGGCCAAAAAAAGAACGGAAGAGATAAAGAAAACTCTCAGTGAAATTATAGACAGCAACCTCGCCTACGAAAGGATGCTCGGGCTGGCTTCTGTTGCTGCTGCGGGACCGCCTAATGCAGGAAAGAGCTCGCTGGTGAATGCTCTGCTCGGCTCTGAAAGGGCTATTGTTTCAGCAAAACAGGCCACAACGAGGGATATTTTGAGCGCTGTATGTTCGCTGGAATATCAGGATTGCGTTTTGAGCGACTGCGCCGGGTTGATGGCGGCTTCTTTCGATGATAAGATTGAGCTTGCCGCCCAGGAACTTGCGGGCGAGTATATACTCTCTTCGGATTTGATACTGTTCTGTGTAGAATCGGGTAAGATGGACTATACTGAAGAGAAAAGGGTATTTGAAAAGATAAGAAATAAGAATATCCTCGGTGTTGCGACAAAATGTGACTTAGCAAGCAGCAAAGAGGCTCTTGAGGATATTTTTGGAATAAGTTTTGTGGAATTCAGCATCAAGCAGCGGGAAAAACTGACAGCAATGAAAACTGAAATCCAGAACCGGCTAAGCGAGCTCGTTCCTGCTGGTGAGCAGATTACAGCAGTAAACAAAAGACACAGAGATTCAGTTTTCCAATGCCTTAAAGATTTGGACAAGGCTGCTGAACTCTTTGCTGGAGGGGATGAGGAGCTGGCGGCATTATGCCTTCGCGAGGGTTACAGCAAAATAGCCGATATAGACCAGCAGAAGGATCTAGACGAGAGAGTTTTATCGAGTATTTTTCAGAACTTTTGTATTGGCAAGTAA
- a CDS encoding DUF481 domain-containing protein has product MKKLLTIAALALFAASVNADVVYLTNGDKISGKVQTVGGGKMKIASELAGDIEIALENVSSFETKEPVDMHLKDGSTLNQPVEKGSEGCIQTKETELLKPQKLKIDSISSVNPPAPEKPRWKGSISGGVSVSRGNTDKTDYNLSAYMQKRTEQDRITLSADYAQSEQTNDDTGEERTTEEWWKTRAKFDYFLSKKLYAFIDGRYETDKIADLDRRVLIGGGLGYQWIESAAMNFSTDLGVASRYEKYDNEPDSSTELSGQASYHFDKQMMDNLMFIHELTFYPSFESLSDEYYVSTFAELKYQMTDAIFASFKSILDYDKSPAAGTESTDKKYMFSIGVDF; this is encoded by the coding sequence ATGAAAAAATTGCTAACTATCGCGGCCTTGGCTCTGTTTGCAGCATCAGTGAATGCAGATGTAGTGTATTTAACCAACGGTGATAAGATCAGCGGAAAAGTGCAAACTGTTGGCGGCGGAAAAATGAAAATTGCCTCAGAACTTGCAGGGGATATCGAAATTGCTCTGGAAAATGTTTCCTCATTTGAAACAAAAGAGCCTGTAGATATGCATTTGAAAGACGGAAGCACTCTCAATCAGCCTGTAGAAAAGGGCTCGGAAGGCTGCATTCAAACCAAAGAGACAGAACTTCTGAAGCCGCAAAAACTCAAGATTGACTCGATATCTTCCGTTAATCCGCCTGCTCCTGAGAAACCAAGATGGAAGGGAAGCATTTCAGGCGGTGTTTCTGTAAGCAGGGGCAACACAGACAAAACTGACTACAATCTAAGCGCTTATATGCAGAAACGCACAGAGCAGGACAGAATCACCCTTTCAGCGGACTACGCACAGAGCGAACAGACCAATGATGATACCGGCGAGGAAAGAACTACTGAGGAATGGTGGAAGACACGTGCCAAATTCGACTACTTCTTGAGTAAGAAGCTTTATGCATTTATAGACGGACGCTACGAAACCGACAAAATCGCAGACCTGGACCGGAGAGTTCTAATAGGCGGCGGTCTTGGTTATCAGTGGATAGAGTCCGCTGCAATGAATTTCTCCACAGATCTTGGTGTTGCCTCGAGATACGAAAAATACGACAATGAGCCCGACAGCAGCACAGAGCTTTCAGGTCAGGCAAGCTATCACTTCGACAAACAGATGATGGATAATCTTATGTTTATCCACGAGCTTACCTTTTACCCAAGCTTCGAAAGCCTGAGCGATGAATATTATGTATCAACATTCGCAGAGCTGAAATATCAGATGACAGATGCAATATTTGCGAGCTTCAAATCTATTCTTGATTATGATAAATCTCCAGCAGCAGGCACTGAAAGCACAGACAAAAAGTATATGTTCAGCATAGGTGTAGATTTTTAG
- the tgt gene encoding tRNA guanosine(34) transglycosylase Tgt gives MGKIFEVKSRDESSNARTAVLKTNHGAIQTPVFMPVGTRGSVKGLTPDQITETGSQIILANTYHMMLRPGADIVAELGGLHKLMAWDKPILTDSGGYQVFSLNTLNKINDNGVEFASHIDGKKYMLGPKDSIGIQNKLGADIIMAFDECTPFPCPEDRLKTAVEKSIRWAEQSLNAHDREEQLLFGIVQGGIDLDLRSRCAEELVSMDFPGYAIGGLSVGEGHKNMIRAVNHTAPLLPENKPRYLMGVGMPPDVIAAVKAGVDMFDCVLPTRNGRNAFAFTQSGAVRLRNSIHTKDKSPIEEGCDCYACRNFSRAAIRHFFNVGEMLGPTLVSIHNIRFFQRLIHSIREKIEEGNFSSWADEQIENYQKCGLCRDF, from the coding sequence TTGGGAAAAATTTTTGAAGTAAAATCGAGAGACGAATCTTCTAATGCCAGAACAGCCGTTCTTAAAACTAACCACGGAGCGATACAAACGCCTGTATTTATGCCGGTGGGAACTAGGGGCAGCGTTAAAGGGCTCACCCCTGATCAGATTACCGAAACTGGCTCTCAGATTATCCTGGCCAATACGTACCATATGATGCTCCGCCCGGGAGCGGATATTGTTGCTGAACTCGGCGGCCTTCATAAGCTCATGGCATGGGATAAACCCATCCTCACCGACAGTGGGGGATATCAAGTATTTTCCCTGAATACCCTCAACAAGATAAACGATAACGGGGTTGAGTTTGCAAGTCATATAGACGGGAAAAAATATATGCTTGGGCCGAAGGATTCAATCGGAATTCAAAACAAGCTTGGCGCTGATATTATAATGGCCTTTGATGAATGCACTCCCTTCCCCTGCCCTGAGGACAGACTGAAGACAGCAGTAGAAAAAAGCATAAGGTGGGCAGAGCAAAGCCTCAATGCTCACGACAGAGAAGAACAGCTGCTTTTTGGGATAGTACAGGGCGGGATTGATCTCGACCTTCGCAGCCGATGCGCAGAGGAGCTTGTATCCATGGATTTCCCCGGCTATGCGATAGGAGGGCTGAGCGTCGGGGAAGGACATAAGAATATGATCCGCGCAGTTAACCACACTGCGCCCCTGCTCCCGGAAAACAAACCCCGCTACCTTATGGGCGTTGGTATGCCGCCGGATGTAATCGCAGCAGTGAAAGCGGGCGTGGATATGTTCGACTGCGTCCTGCCCACTCGAAACGGCAGAAACGCATTTGCTTTCACGCAATCGGGAGCTGTACGACTAAGAAACTCTATACACACTAAAGATAAATCACCAATAGAAGAGGGCTGCGACTGCTATGCTTGCAGAAATTTCTCAAGAGCAGCAATCAGGCACTTCTTTAACGTTGGCGAAATGCTCGGACCGACGCTTGTGTCAATCCACAACATTCGCTTCTTCCAGAGACTTATCCATTCTATAAGAGAGAAAATAGAAGAGGGGAACTTCTCGAGCTGGGCGGATGAACAGATAGAGAATTATCAGAAATGCGGCCTGTGCCGTGATTTTTAA
- the purQ gene encoding phosphoribosylformylglycinamidine synthase I encodes MSKIKGLVLRAAGINCDVETQYALELAGFEAERVHINELLKNKSILEENQILVFPGGFSYGDDVAAGRILANQIEHHLFEKVEEFVGAGKLVLGICNGFQVLVKSGLLPASPQIGCRSVSITHNDIPQFYDNWVYLQPGTEKCVFINPEQRIYLPMAHGEGKVVTKDARTLSTLQKDGHIAFRYVDKDGKTGDYPINPNGAVDSIAGLTDSTGRVLGLMPHPERFIRRIQHPQWTRLPEDIEADGMTIFKNAAEYVQNNL; translated from the coding sequence ATGAGTAAGATTAAAGGCTTAGTTCTGCGTGCAGCAGGGATTAACTGCGATGTAGAAACACAATACGCTCTTGAGCTTGCAGGCTTTGAGGCCGAGAGAGTACATATAAACGAGCTGCTGAAAAATAAATCGATACTGGAGGAAAATCAGATTCTCGTTTTTCCTGGCGGCTTCAGCTATGGAGACGACGTAGCTGCGGGCAGAATTTTGGCGAACCAGATTGAGCATCATCTGTTCGAAAAGGTTGAAGAATTTGTGGGAGCAGGCAAGCTGGTACTCGGAATCTGCAACGGATTTCAGGTGCTCGTAAAATCCGGCCTTCTTCCCGCCTCGCCTCAGATTGGCTGCCGCAGCGTAAGCATTACACACAACGATATCCCCCAATTTTACGATAACTGGGTCTATCTTCAGCCCGGCACAGAAAAGTGCGTTTTTATAAATCCCGAACAGCGGATTTATCTGCCCATGGCACACGGTGAGGGGAAAGTGGTAACCAAAGACGCAAGAACGCTCAGCACTTTGCAGAAAGACGGGCATATTGCATTCAGATACGTGGATAAAGACGGCAAAACAGGCGATTACCCGATCAATCCCAACGGAGCAGTAGATTCTATCGCAGGCCTAACCGATTCCACAGGGCGAGTGCTCGGGCTTATGCCGCATCCGGAAAGGTTTATAAGACGCATACAGCACCCGCAATGGACAAGGCTTCCTGAAGATATTGAAGCAGACGGAATGACAATTTTCAAAAATGCTGCTGAATATGTGCAGAATAATTTATAG
- the tkt gene encoding transketolase, translating into MGKIENKCVETVRFLSAEGVQAAKSGHPGMAMGMAALGVKLWTEHMNHSPQNPQWPNRDRFILSAGHGSMLLYSLLHLTGYDLPLEDLKRFRQLGSLTPGHPEYGKTAGVEATTGPLGQGLSNGVGMAIAQKYLASRYNKEGFNLFDYNIYVVSGDGCMQEGISSEACSLAGHLGLDNLVLIYDDNSITIDGDTGLSFTEDVAERFRAYGWDVQEVTGDGGDLDKISQALENAKKCKGKPSMIKLQTKIGFGAPTLEGTSKSHGAPLGHDEITQMKSNHGWDPDKHFHVPEEVKEYMHGCIEKGEKLEKNWNELFRSYKEKYPELAEEYEQAMKGNLPVNIDDVLPEFEAGKALASRKASGKAIAGFMPKMPLVLGGSADLTPSNNTDFPDMVSFQKDAPNGRYIRYGVREHAMGAILNGISLTKPLRCYGGTFLVFSDYMRGSLRVAAISGYPSIYVFTHDSIGVGEDGPTHQPVEQLSALRAMPGLTCIRPADANETAMAWKYALTHNDGPVAMFLTRQKLTTLDRIKYAPAQGAMKGAYTLNCPENPKAIIFASGSEVEKALDAVDKLAAESIEIRVVSMPSWEIFEQQDEEYKRSVLSPEIKVRIAMEAGVEMGWRKYIGEDGIFIGMKGFGTSAPCNQCFEHFGITSQAAVEAVKSNL; encoded by the coding sequence ATGGGAAAAATTGAAAATAAGTGCGTTGAAACTGTAAGATTTTTAAGCGCAGAAGGCGTTCAGGCGGCCAAGTCCGGTCATCCCGGCATGGCGATGGGAATGGCAGCTCTGGGAGTAAAGCTCTGGACTGAGCATATGAACCACAGCCCCCAAAATCCGCAGTGGCCAAACAGAGACAGATTCATACTTTCTGCCGGGCACGGCTCTATGCTGCTTTATTCGCTTCTTCATCTAACTGGCTACGACCTGCCTCTTGAAGATCTCAAGAGATTTCGCCAGCTGGGCAGCCTTACCCCGGGCCATCCGGAATATGGGAAAACTGCCGGCGTAGAAGCTACGACAGGTCCTCTCGGACAGGGTCTTTCCAACGGGGTTGGAATGGCAATCGCCCAAAAGTATCTCGCATCAAGATACAATAAAGAAGGCTTCAATCTATTCGATTATAATATATACGTCGTTTCAGGAGACGGCTGCATGCAGGAAGGCATTTCCAGCGAGGCTTGCTCGCTTGCCGGCCATCTCGGGCTTGATAATCTCGTGCTGATTTATGACGACAACAGCATCACTATTGATGGAGATACAGGCCTTTCTTTCACTGAGGATGTGGCAGAGAGATTCCGTGCCTACGGCTGGGATGTTCAGGAAGTTACCGGTGACGGCGGCGATTTAGATAAGATAAGCCAAGCTCTGGAGAATGCGAAAAAATGCAAAGGAAAGCCGAGCATGATAAAGCTTCAGACGAAAATCGGGTTCGGGGCTCCAACCCTTGAAGGCACAAGCAAATCACACGGCGCTCCGCTGGGTCATGATGAGATAACCCAGATGAAATCCAATCACGGCTGGGATCCTGATAAACATTTCCATGTGCCTGAAGAAGTTAAAGAATATATGCACGGCTGCATTGAGAAGGGCGAAAAGCTCGAGAAAAACTGGAACGAGCTCTTCCGCAGCTACAAAGAAAAATACCCGGAGCTTGCTGAGGAATATGAGCAGGCAATGAAGGGCAATCTTCCTGTTAATATTGATGATGTGCTCCCTGAATTTGAAGCAGGGAAGGCTCTTGCTTCGAGGAAAGCTTCGGGTAAGGCTATTGCCGGATTTATGCCGAAGATGCCGCTGGTACTTGGAGGATCCGCGGACCTTACCCCTTCAAACAACACAGATTTCCCTGATATGGTGAGTTTTCAAAAAGATGCTCCTAACGGAAGGTATATTCGCTACGGCGTTCGCGAGCATGCAATGGGGGCAATCCTCAACGGCATCTCTCTTACAAAGCCGCTCCGGTGCTACGGAGGAACGTTCCTCGTTTTCAGCGATTATATGCGGGGTTCATTGAGGGTGGCAGCAATAAGCGGCTATCCTTCAATCTACGTATTCACGCACGACAGCATAGGCGTTGGCGAAGACGGCCCGACACATCAGCCCGTCGAACAGCTGTCGGCTCTGAGGGCAATGCCAGGGCTTACCTGCATTCGTCCGGCAGATGCAAACGAAACTGCTATGGCATGGAAATATGCTCTTACTCACAATGACGGCCCTGTGGCTATGTTTTTAACAAGACAGAAGCTCACAACCTTGGACAGAATAAAATACGCTCCTGCGCAAGGGGCGATGAAAGGGGCTTACACTCTGAACTGTCCTGAAAACCCAAAGGCGATAATTTTTGCAAGCGGCTCGGAGGTGGAGAAAGCCCTTGATGCTGTCGATAAACTCGCTGCAGAAAGTATTGAAATTAGGGTTGTCAGTATGCCGAGCTGGGAGATATTTGAGCAGCAGGATGAAGAATATAAACGTTCCGTGCTGAGCCCTGAGATTAAGGTAAGAATCGCAATGGAGGCGGGCGTTGAGATGGGCTGGCGCAAATATATCGGTGAAGACGGAATCTTCATCGGTATGAAAGGCTTCGGAACAAGCGCACCGTGCAATCAGTGCTTTGAGCATTTCGGCATCACTTCTCAAGCGGCGGTTGAAGCCGTGAAGAGCAATTTATAG